A genomic stretch from Mastacembelus armatus chromosome 7, fMasArm1.2, whole genome shotgun sequence includes:
- the LOC113145127 gene encoding deoxynucleoside triphosphate triphosphohydrolase SAMHD1-like, whose translation MATTAECNLEVKTTTGKVFNDPIHGHIELHPLLVKIIDTPQFQRLRNIKQLGGAYFVYPGASHNRFEHSLGVAYLAGELVEALSRKQPELKIDDRDILCVKIAGLCHDLGHGPFSHLFDGKFIPKARPDIKWKHEEASVKMFDYLMEDDEVEEEMSEYHLTDQDVTFIKEMIDPKGQTKETDTPDWPYKGRGQEKSFLYEIVSNSTNGIDVDKFDYFARDSHHLGIQNNFDHRRFLEFARVCKVDGQKHICSRDKEEWNLIDMFNTRTGLHRRAYQHTVTKIIENMINDAFLKADPFIQIEGSGGKMFKLSTAIDDMEAYTKLTDNVFEQILNSSSDGLGPAREILERIISRDLYVFLGECKVKMPSTDEDSKWKKELAATGPADNTQLVPKDFVIVDNTIAHGVQDHQSMECINNIYYYSKHNPDKAIKSNQHEVQIPKHKYIRVYCKRTTMQKKTDKRKRTDKQKATDKQKRKIAQRQEKKKMYLQFVRWYKNKGFHIVKLCVLVNV comes from the exons ATGGCGACAACTGCAGAGTGTAACCTGGAGGTGAAGACAACAACAGG AAAG GTGTTTAATGATCCAATCCATGGACACATAGAGTTACACCCACTTCTCGTCAAAATCATTGACACACCCCAGTTCCAGAGACTGAGAAACATCAAGCAGCTCGGAGGAGCCTACTTTGTTTATCCTGGAGCTTCTCACAACCGCTTTGAACACTCACTTGg GGTGGCGTACTTAGCTGGAGAACTTGTAGAAGCTCTGAGCAGAAAGCAGCCAGAGCTTAAAATCGATGACAGGGACATCCTTTGTGTGAAGATTGCAGGTCTTTGCCATGACCTGG GACATGGACCATTTTCTCATCTGTTTGATGGAAAGTTCATCCCCAAAGCACGTCCAGATATAAAGTGGAAG CATGAGGAGGCCTCTGTAAAGATGTTTGACTACCTGATGGAAGATGATGAGGTGGAAGAGGAGATGTCAGAATACCATCTTACAGATCAGGACGTGACCTTTATTAAGGAGATGATTGACCCCAAAGGTCAAACCAAGGAAACAGATACACCTGAT TGGCCATATAAAGGCAGAGGACAGGAAAAGTCCTTCCTCTATGAAATTGTGTCAAACTCAACAAACGGCATTGATGTGGACAAGTTTGACTACTTTGCCAG GGACAGCCACCACCTGGGCATCCAGAATAATTTTGACCATCGCCGCTTTCTGGAGTTTGCCAGGGTGTGTAAGGTGGATGGGCAGAAACACATATGCTCCAGAGACAAG GAAGAATGGAATCTGATTGACATGTTCAACACACGGACTGGTCTCCACAGAAGAGCCTATCAGCACACAGTGACAAAGATCATAGAGAATAT GATCAATGatgcttttttaaaagctgatcCATTCATCCAGATTGAAGGTTCAGGAGGGAAGATGTTCAAACTCTCCACAGCCATAGATGACATGGAGGCCTACACCAAGCTGACAG ATAATGTGTTTGAACAAATACTCAACTCTTCCTCTGATGGCCTGGGACCAGCAAGGGAGATTCTAGAGAGGATCATCTCTCGAGACCTCTATGTGTTTCTGGGTGAATGCAAGGTTAAGATGCCCTCCACA GATGAGGATTCCAAATGGAAAAAGGAATTAGCTGCTACAGGACCTGCTGACAATACCCAGCTGGTCCCTAAGGACTTTGTAATTGTG GATAATACTATCGCTCATGGGGTGCAAGACCATCAATCCATGGAATGCATCAACAACATATATTACTACAGCAAGCACAATCCTGACAAAGCAATCAAGAGCAACCAACACGAGGTCCAGATCCCCAAACACAAG TATATCAGAGTTTACTGTAAGAGGACTACAATGCAGAAGAAAACTGACAAGCGCAAGAGGACTGACAAGCAGAAAGCAACTGACAAGCAGAAGAGGAAGATTGCCCAGAggcaagagaagaagaaaatgtatttgcaatTTGTCCGGTGGTACAAAAACAAAGGCTTTCATATAGTCAAG CTCTGTGTCCTGGTCAATGTATGA